In one window of Vibrio sp. DW001 DNA:
- the nudC gene encoding NAD(+) diphosphatase, which translates to MLKKSVNNADVDAYWIVVNGSDIWLIENEMPLGTAKALNLPLDKAILIGEYLAKPVMWVNEADVDQVVELVSLRDHLLMPEALFLLASKAVQYGHMTQTQRFCAQCGGRNFLNHNEIAMQCGECRTIHYPRIFPCIIVAVRDEGKILLAQHPQHKGGMYTVIAGFVEVGETLEQCVAREVKEETGVNIKNIRYFGSQPWAFPTNMMIGFLADYDSGDIQPDYTELADVKWFTPEEMPVVAPKGTIARALIDKTVEIISLG; encoded by the coding sequence ATGTTAAAAAAAAGTGTTAATAATGCTGATGTCGACGCTTATTGGATCGTAGTGAATGGCAGTGATATCTGGCTAATTGAAAATGAAATGCCATTAGGAACAGCTAAGGCATTGAATTTGCCTTTAGATAAAGCAATTCTAATCGGTGAGTATTTAGCTAAGCCAGTAATGTGGGTAAATGAAGCAGATGTTGATCAGGTAGTGGAATTAGTCTCTCTTCGAGATCATTTGCTTATGCCAGAAGCGTTGTTTTTATTGGCGAGTAAAGCCGTCCAGTATGGACATATGACACAGACACAAAGGTTTTGTGCGCAATGTGGTGGTAGAAACTTTCTGAACCATAATGAAATTGCAATGCAATGTGGTGAGTGTCGCACAATACACTATCCACGTATTTTTCCGTGCATCATCGTTGCGGTACGTGATGAGGGAAAAATATTGTTGGCACAACATCCTCAACATAAAGGGGGAATGTATACGGTTATTGCTGGCTTTGTGGAAGTCGGGGAGACGTTAGAGCAGTGTGTTGCAAGAGAAGTAAAAGAAGAAACGGGTGTTAATATAAAGAATATTCGTTATTTTGGTAGCCAACCATGGGCATTTCCAACCAACATGATGATAGGTTTTTTAGCGGACTATGATTCAGGTGATATTCAGCCGGATTATACTGAGCTCGCTGATGTTAAATGGTTTACTCCAGAAGAGATGCCAGTTGTAGCGCCAAAAGGCACCATTGCTCGTGCGCTGATTGATAAGACGGTTGAAATCATAAGTTTAGGATAA
- a CDS encoding DUF1481 domain-containing protein: protein MKKYIIPLLLSSFLLGCSSSPTTSNTELFNTMTGGQSAGDATSFYWYTERLDLPYSASDYVASGDYGWYKSDYRWRKSVVREIVREGMQRQESYELVPYRIQLRFDNNGEAVYQQYRLDGKVLPLTTQQIQMLLNEAESIKTVTEQQDKNGSSLMQGYWDGKVFNSCDAETFENIEFNQTLPTFVINRLASLDSYAAFISSTSLGKLVVKDLLMLEDESFDCVERPVFIEDE from the coding sequence ATGAAAAAGTACATTATACCTCTTCTCTTATCCTCATTTCTTTTGGGCTGCTCATCTAGCCCAACGACAAGCAATACTGAATTATTCAATACGATGACTGGTGGTCAATCTGCTGGTGATGCAACGAGTTTTTATTGGTATACAGAGCGATTAGATCTTCCTTATTCAGCTTCCGATTATGTCGCTTCGGGTGATTATGGCTGGTATAAATCAGACTATCGTTGGAGAAAGAGTGTCGTAAGAGAAATTGTCAGAGAAGGAATGCAACGACAAGAGTCATATGAGCTCGTGCCGTATCGAATTCAATTACGTTTTGACAATAATGGAGAGGCGGTTTACCAGCAATATCGGCTTGATGGTAAGGTGCTTCCTTTGACAACACAGCAGATTCAAATGCTTTTGAATGAGGCTGAATCTATTAAGACCGTCACTGAACAGCAGGATAAGAACGGTTCTAGCTTGATGCAAGGGTATTGGGATGGGAAGGTGTTTAATAGCTGTGATGCCGAAACATTCGAGAACATAGAATTTAATCAGACATTGCCAACCTTTGTTATAAACCGCCTTGCGAGTCTAGACAGTTATGCCGCGTTTATTAGTTCCACTTCGCTGGGTAAATTGGTCGTTAAAGATCTATTGATGCTAGAAGATGAAAGTTTTGATTGTGTAGAAAGACCCGTTTTTATAGAAGATGAATGA
- the rsd gene encoding sigma D regulator, whose translation MVMLNKLKKTQEQWGGSSEVIDHWLDTRQIVIVEYCHLAALKPNTYKKAVGKLPTPDELQKYCQHLVDYISEGHFKIYEMVMDKWKSTGFSPTDEINQTYGKIVLTTDPLLNFTDKYANVGKDDPLEDLDNDLSLIGEIIETRFEVEDQLIQMIADSLAVPPGA comes from the coding sequence ATGGTCATGTTAAATAAATTAAAAAAAACACAAGAACAATGGGGTGGTTCCAGTGAAGTTATCGATCACTGGCTTGATACACGACAAATCGTTATCGTCGAATATTGTCATCTCGCAGCATTGAAACCGAACACCTATAAGAAAGCTGTGGGAAAACTGCCGACGCCTGATGAACTGCAAAAATATTGTCAGCACCTTGTCGATTACATTTCAGAAGGTCATTTTAAGATCTATGAGATGGTCATGGATAAATGGAAATCAACAGGTTTTTCCCCCACTGACGAAATTAACCAGACCTACGGTAAAATAGTACTGACAACTGATCCTCTATTAAATTTCACCGACAAGTATGCCAATGTTGGTAAAGATGATCCTCTAGAAGATTTGGATAATGATTTATCACTCATTGGAGAGATTATAGAGACACGCTTCGAGGTTGAAGACCAACTCATCCAAATGATAGCGGACAGCTTAGCGGTACCTCCAGGCGCATAG
- a CDS encoding uracil-DNA glycosylase family protein produces MNVSDLLTEIKACKLCESELELGANPVIQADKDAKILIIGQAPGVKVHKTSIPWNDPSGDRLRAWLNIDKSCFYDPKNIAIMPMGFCYPGKGKSGDLPPRKECAPLWHGSVLSLLPKIELTLLIGQYAQHYYLPDKPRTLTETVHQWHRWAPIIIPLPHPSPRNTLWLRKNPWFEEDIVKHLAEKVEKILSRKEY; encoded by the coding sequence ATGAATGTTAGTGACCTACTTACAGAGATAAAGGCTTGTAAGCTCTGTGAATCAGAACTTGAACTCGGCGCCAACCCGGTTATACAGGCAGATAAAGACGCTAAGATTTTAATTATAGGCCAAGCTCCCGGGGTTAAAGTACATAAAACGTCTATACCTTGGAATGACCCTAGTGGAGATAGGCTCAGAGCCTGGCTAAATATTGATAAGAGCTGTTTTTATGATCCTAAAAACATAGCCATCATGCCAATGGGTTTTTGCTATCCGGGAAAAGGCAAAAGTGGCGACCTTCCTCCAAGGAAAGAGTGTGCTCCACTTTGGCATGGAAGCGTATTATCTCTGCTGCCAAAGATAGAGTTAACGTTACTGATTGGCCAATACGCTCAACATTATTATTTGCCAGATAAGCCAAGAACGCTCACAGAGACCGTCCATCAATGGCACCGATGGGCACCAATCATTATTCCTCTTCCACATCCGTCCCCGAGAAATACGTTATGGCTTAGAAAGAACCCGTGGTTTGAAGAGGATATTGTTAAGCACTTAGCTGAAAAGGTGGAAAAAATACTTTCTCGAAAAGAATATTGA
- the hupA gene encoding nucleoid-associated protein HU-alpha: MNKTQLIDFIAEKADLSKAQAKSALEATLSSVSDTLKEGDQVQLIGFGTFKVNHRAARTGRNPKTGEEIQISAANVPAFVAGKALKESVK; the protein is encoded by the coding sequence ATGAACAAGACCCAATTAATCGACTTTATCGCTGAAAAAGCGGATCTATCTAAAGCTCAAGCAAAATCTGCACTTGAAGCAACTCTAAGTAGTGTTTCTGATACACTAAAAGAGGGTGACCAAGTTCAACTAATTGGTTTTGGTACATTCAAAGTAAATCACCGTGCAGCTCGTACTGGTCGTAACCCAAAGACTGGCGAAGAGATTCAAATTTCTGCCGCTAATGTACCTGCATTTGTAGCAGGTAAAGCACTGAAAGAATCAGTGAAGTAA
- the purD gene encoding phosphoribosylamine--glycine ligase, which produces MDVLIIGAGGREHALGWKAAQNPDVETVYVAPGNAGTALEPKLSNIAIDVEDIDALVAFAKEKAIELTIVGPEVPLVLGVVDAFREENLPIFGPTKAAAQLEGSKAFTKDFLARHDIPTGWYANFTEITPAIEYVREKGAPIVIKADGLAAGKGVIVAMTLQEAEDAIRDMLAGNAFGDAGSRVVIEEFLEGEEASFIVMVDGKSVLPMATSQDHKRVGDNDTGPNTGGMGAYSPAPVVTPEIHTRILEEVIYPTVRGMEAEGYPYTGFLYAGLMIDADGTPKVIEYNCRFGDPETQPIMMRMESDLVDLCLDALDENLENAESHWDPRASIGVVLAAGGYPADYVKGDVISGLPTDEIEGEKAFHAGTSYRNGDVVTNGGRVLCATALGNTVSEAQQRAYKLTKRISWNGMFHRNDIGYRAIERENKK; this is translated from the coding sequence ATGGATGTATTGATCATAGGTGCAGGCGGTCGTGAGCATGCACTCGGTTGGAAAGCGGCACAAAACCCAGATGTTGAAACCGTTTATGTTGCACCGGGTAACGCGGGGACGGCCCTCGAACCAAAGCTATCTAATATTGCTATCGATGTGGAAGATATTGATGCCTTGGTGGCTTTTGCAAAAGAAAAAGCCATCGAACTAACGATTGTAGGCCCAGAAGTCCCGTTAGTACTTGGTGTTGTTGATGCATTCCGCGAAGAAAACCTACCTATTTTTGGACCAACAAAAGCCGCCGCACAACTAGAAGGTTCAAAGGCATTCACTAAAGACTTTTTGGCTCGCCACGACATTCCGACAGGTTGGTACGCGAACTTTACCGAGATTACACCCGCAATCGAATATGTTCGTGAGAAAGGTGCACCAATCGTTATTAAAGCCGATGGTTTAGCCGCTGGTAAAGGTGTCATCGTCGCAATGACATTGCAAGAAGCTGAGGATGCGATTAGAGACATGCTTGCGGGGAATGCTTTTGGCGACGCCGGTAGCCGAGTCGTTATCGAAGAGTTTCTTGAGGGCGAAGAAGCAAGCTTTATAGTCATGGTTGATGGTAAGAGTGTCTTGCCAATGGCCACCAGCCAAGATCATAAACGCGTCGGCGACAACGATACGGGCCCAAATACTGGTGGTATGGGGGCTTACTCTCCAGCACCCGTAGTAACACCAGAAATACATACTCGGATTCTGGAAGAAGTGATCTATCCAACCGTTCGTGGTATGGAAGCAGAGGGTTACCCTTATACTGGCTTTCTTTATGCGGGATTGATGATTGATGCTGATGGCACACCTAAAGTCATCGAATATAATTGTCGATTTGGTGATCCGGAAACACAACCAATCATGATGCGCATGGAGTCTGATCTTGTCGACTTATGTTTAGACGCGCTTGATGAGAACCTTGAAAATGCTGAATCACATTGGGATCCACGCGCTTCTATTGGTGTGGTACTTGCTGCTGGTGGTTACCCTGCTGATTACGTAAAAGGTGACGTTATCTCTGGACTGCCTACTGATGAAATAGAGGGTGAAAAAGCATTTCATGCTGGTACAAGTTATAGAAACGGCGATGTTGTGACTAATGGTGGTCGGGTACTTTGTGCAACAGCACTTGGAAATACCGTGTCAGAAGCTCAGCAGCGTGCCTATAAGCTTACAAAACGCATTAGTTGGAATGGTATGTTCCATCGCAATGATATCGGTTATAGAGCGATAGAGAGAGAAAACAAGAAATAA
- the hemE gene encoding uroporphyrinogen decarboxylase, giving the protein MTELKNDRYLRALLKEPVDYTPVWMMRQAGRYLPEYRETRGQAGDFMSLCRNAELASEVTLQPLRRFPLDAAILFSDILTIPDAMGLGLHFETGEGPKFERPITCKADVEKIGLPDPEGELQYVMNAVRQIRKDLQGEVPLIGFSGSPWTLATYMVEGGSSKAFTKIKKMMYAEPATLHLLLDKLADSVIEYLNAQIKAGAQSVMVFDTWGGVLTPRDYNLFSLQYMQKIVDGLIRENDGRRVPVTLFTKNGGMWLEQIAATGCDAIGLDWTIDIENAKARVGEKVALQGNMDPSILYAPAPRIQEEVSTILKSFGDTGTGHVFNLGHGIHLDVPPENAGVFVEAVHELSKPYHK; this is encoded by the coding sequence ATGACCGAATTAAAAAACGATCGCTATTTACGCGCTCTATTGAAAGAACCTGTGGATTACACCCCTGTATGGATGATGCGTCAAGCTGGCCGTTATCTACCTGAATACAGAGAAACTCGCGGTCAAGCAGGTGACTTTATGTCCCTTTGTCGTAATGCTGAATTGGCTTCTGAAGTGACGCTTCAGCCTCTACGTCGTTTTCCATTAGACGCCGCCATTCTTTTCTCCGATATTTTGACTATTCCTGATGCTATGGGTTTAGGACTACATTTTGAAACAGGTGAAGGCCCGAAATTTGAACGTCCTATTACCTGTAAAGCGGATGTCGAGAAAATTGGTCTTCCTGATCCTGAAGGCGAACTTCAATATGTAATGAATGCAGTGCGTCAAATTCGTAAAGATCTACAAGGCGAAGTGCCGCTAATTGGTTTTTCTGGCAGTCCTTGGACACTCGCAACCTATATGGTTGAAGGTGGTAGTTCTAAAGCCTTCACCAAAATCAAAAAAATGATGTATGCAGAGCCCGCTACTCTTCATCTATTATTGGATAAGCTTGCCGATAGTGTTATTGAGTACCTTAATGCACAAATCAAAGCGGGTGCACAATCGGTGATGGTATTTGATACTTGGGGTGGCGTGTTGACTCCACGCGATTACAACTTGTTTTCACTTCAGTACATGCAAAAAATTGTAGATGGTCTTATTCGTGAAAATGACGGTCGTCGCGTCCCAGTTACCTTGTTCACTAAGAATGGTGGCATGTGGCTTGAACAGATCGCCGCAACAGGCTGTGATGCAATAGGTCTAGATTGGACTATCGACATCGAAAATGCGAAAGCACGCGTTGGCGAGAAGGTGGCTTTACAAGGCAATATGGACCCGTCAATCCTATATGCACCTGCTCCACGAATTCAGGAAGAAGTATCGACTATTCTAAAAAGTTTTGGTGACACAGGCACAGGCCATGTATTCAACTTAGGTCATGGTATTCATTTAGACGTGCCACCTGAAAATGCTGGCGTGTTTGTAGAAGCGGTACACGAGCTATCTAAGCCATACCATAAATAG
- a CDS encoding DUF416 family protein, translated as MLQNPLQVRLEKFEPWQQITFMACLCERMYPNYVVFCENTEFAESRIYRDILDSIWELMTVKSAKINFERQLEKLEELIPSSEDFDFYGVYPAIDACKGLSTLIHGLLDRDYLFENMLSVSELSVMTVAQLEEAQGCDEITNENQKENEAVCTEWDVQWAIYKPLKDAVRRDIDLIKGLRQEIKDEGVSNLGISA; from the coding sequence ATGTTACAGAATCCACTGCAAGTGCGACTTGAGAAGTTTGAACCATGGCAACAAATAACCTTCATGGCTTGTTTGTGTGAGCGTATGTATCCGAACTATGTTGTTTTTTGCGAGAATACAGAATTTGCAGAATCGCGTATATATCGAGATATCCTAGATAGCATCTGGGAGTTGATGACAGTAAAAAGTGCAAAAATAAATTTCGAACGTCAGTTAGAAAAACTGGAAGAGCTGATCCCTTCATCCGAAGATTTCGATTTCTATGGTGTCTACCCTGCAATCGATGCGTGTAAAGGTTTATCAACGTTGATTCATGGTCTACTTGATAGAGACTATTTGTTTGAGAACATGTTGTCGGTGAGTGAGTTGTCAGTGATGACGGTTGCCCAGCTAGAAGAAGCTCAAGGCTGCGATGAGATCACCAATGAAAATCAAAAAGAAAACGAAGCGGTTTGTACTGAATGGGATGTTCAATGGGCAATATATAAACCTCTCAAGGATGCAGTGAGGCGAGATATCGATCTGATTAAAGGTCTACGTCAAGAAATTAAAGATGAAGGCGTAAGTAACTTAGGTATTTCAGCTTAA
- a CDS encoding D-2-hydroxyacid dehydrogenase, giving the protein MDNFKNKVRIITEYNDEYIEMLNQAELPNLIITDKNNDANIILGSPPLIAPIVDEFCHLEWMQSAYAGVDSLISSELRQDYQLTNVKGIFGEQISEYVLAYTISHFRHFNTYRTQQSEKLWLPHRYRTVSGKKMLILGTGAIGNYLAKSASSFGLHTIGVNRTGIPPKDSAFADIVHIEQVHDVLAEMDVVVSTLPNTVQTVGIFDQTFFSYCQQALFFNVGRGPSVHTESLLFALQNDNICHAFLDVFINEPISQACPYWLNPKVTVTPHIAACSFPEQVFEIFKENYLLWKSGFSLLNTIDFEKGY; this is encoded by the coding sequence ATGGATAATTTTAAAAACAAAGTCAGAATCATTACTGAATATAACGACGAATACATCGAAATGCTTAATCAAGCAGAATTACCTAATCTTATAATTACCGACAAGAATAACGACGCGAATATTATTTTAGGGTCCCCTCCATTAATCGCCCCTATTGTCGATGAATTCTGTCACCTTGAATGGATGCAATCCGCCTATGCCGGTGTTGATTCGTTAATAAGCTCAGAGCTTCGACAAGATTATCAACTCACCAATGTGAAAGGGATCTTTGGCGAGCAAATATCTGAATATGTTTTGGCCTACACTATCTCCCACTTTAGACATTTCAACACATACCGAACTCAACAATCTGAGAAGCTTTGGTTACCTCATAGATACCGGACTGTTTCAGGCAAAAAAATGTTGATTTTAGGTACGGGAGCAATAGGCAATTACTTGGCTAAATCTGCTTCATCTTTTGGATTACATACCATCGGTGTCAATCGTACGGGGATTCCACCAAAGGATTCCGCTTTTGCAGACATTGTACACATTGAACAGGTACATGATGTTTTGGCTGAAATGGACGTCGTTGTGTCTACGCTACCTAACACCGTACAAACTGTAGGTATATTCGACCAAACGTTTTTTTCTTATTGCCAACAGGCCCTGTTTTTCAATGTTGGTAGAGGCCCTTCAGTCCATACTGAAAGCCTTCTATTCGCCCTTCAAAACGACAATATTTGTCACGCCTTCTTAGATGTATTTATCAATGAACCGATTTCTCAAGCTTGTCCTTATTGGCTCAATCCTAAAGTCACCGTCACTCCTCACATTGCGGCGTGCAGCTTCCCTGAGCAAGTATTTGAGATTTTCAAAGAGAACTATCTATTATGGAAGAGTGGCTTCAGCCTGTTAAACACCATCGATTTTGAAAAGGGCTACTAA
- the purH gene encoding bifunctional phosphoribosylaminoimidazolecarboxamide formyltransferase/IMP cyclohydrolase yields the protein MNNARPIRRALISVSDKTGIVEFAQALSDRGIDILSTGGTARLLAEQGISVTEVSDYTGFPEMMDGRVKTLHPKVHGGVLGRRGQDDAVMTLHGIDPIDMVVVNLYPFAETVAKDGCTLADAVENIDIGGPTMVRSAAKNHKDVTIVVNASDYSRVIAEMDTNEKSLTLETRFDLAIAAFEHTAAYDGMIANYFGTMVPSYGDNKEGDEESTFPRTFNQQFKKKQDMRYGENSHQAAAFYVEENPEEASVSTARQIQGKALSYNNIADTDAALECVKEFSEPACVIVKHANPCGVALGKDILEAYNRAYQTDPTSAFGGIIAFNHELDAATAQAIVERQFVEVIIAPSISAEAIEIVAAKKNLRLLECGEWTTKTTGFDVKRVNGGLLVQDRDQGMVTHDDLTIVSKRQPTEEELKDALFCWKVAKYVKSNAIVYAKGDMTIGVGAGQMSRVYSAKIAGIKAADEGLEVPGSVMASDAFFPFRDGIDAAAEAGIKCVIQPGGSMRDNEVIEAADEHGMAMIFTGMRHFRH from the coding sequence ATGAATAACGCCCGCCCAATCCGTCGCGCTCTTATCAGCGTATCAGACAAAACTGGTATTGTTGAGTTCGCTCAGGCTCTTTCTGACCGAGGTATTGATATTTTATCTACTGGCGGTACTGCTCGCCTGCTTGCAGAACAAGGCATTTCTGTTACTGAAGTTTCTGATTATACAGGCTTTCCAGAGATGATGGATGGTAGGGTGAAGACCCTGCACCCTAAAGTTCATGGTGGTGTACTTGGCCGTCGAGGCCAAGATGATGCGGTTATGACACTGCACGGTATCGATCCTATTGATATGGTTGTAGTTAACCTGTACCCATTTGCAGAAACCGTTGCGAAAGACGGTTGCACATTGGCTGATGCCGTTGAAAATATAGACATCGGTGGGCCTACGATGGTTCGCAGTGCCGCGAAAAATCATAAAGACGTGACTATTGTAGTTAACGCTTCTGATTACTCCCGCGTCATCGCTGAAATGGATACAAATGAGAAATCACTTACATTAGAAACTCGTTTTGATCTTGCTATCGCTGCCTTCGAACATACCGCCGCCTACGACGGTATGATTGCTAACTACTTTGGTACTATGGTCCCTTCCTATGGTGACAATAAAGAAGGTGACGAGGAGTCTACGTTCCCTCGCACGTTTAACCAGCAGTTCAAGAAGAAGCAGGATATGCGCTACGGTGAGAACAGCCACCAAGCAGCGGCTTTTTATGTCGAAGAAAACCCTGAAGAAGCCTCAGTTTCAACAGCTCGTCAAATTCAAGGTAAAGCGCTTTCATACAACAACATTGCGGATACCGATGCCGCTTTAGAATGCGTTAAAGAGTTTTCTGAACCCGCTTGCGTTATCGTTAAGCACGCAAACCCATGTGGTGTCGCGCTTGGCAAAGATATCCTTGAAGCCTATAACCGTGCATATCAAACCGATCCTACATCGGCGTTTGGCGGCATTATCGCCTTCAACCACGAGCTCGATGCAGCGACAGCACAAGCGATTGTTGAACGTCAGTTCGTTGAGGTTATCATTGCGCCAAGCATATCGGCAGAAGCGATTGAAATAGTCGCAGCGAAGAAAAACCTGCGTCTACTTGAATGTGGTGAATGGACAACAAAAACAACGGGCTTCGATGTTAAACGAGTGAATGGGGGCCTTCTTGTTCAAGATCGCGATCAAGGTATGGTGACGCACGATGATCTAACCATTGTATCCAAACGCCAACCAACAGAAGAAGAACTCAAAGACGCGCTTTTCTGCTGGAAAGTAGCAAAATATGTGAAATCTAATGCCATTGTCTACGCGAAAGGCGACATGACCATTGGTGTTGGCGCCGGCCAAATGAGCCGCGTATACTCTGCTAAAATTGCAGGTATTAAGGCTGCAGATGAAGGACTAGAAGTACCTGGTAGCGTAATGGCATCTGACGCTTTCTTCCCGTTCCGTGATGGCATAGACGCTGCAGCAGAAGCTGGAATAAAATGTGTTATTCAGCCGGGGGGATCTATGCGCGATAATGAAGTTATTGAAGCCGCTGACGAACACGGTATGGCGATGATCTTCACTGGCATGCGTCACTTCCGCCATTAA
- a CDS encoding hemolysin family protein, with translation MFLLTLYITVAIGVSFVCSVLEAILLSITPSYLAQLRQRNHPSAPKLSQLKGNIDRPLASILTLNTIAHTIGAAGAGAQAATVFGSQWLGLFSAVLTLGILLLSEIVPKTIGATYWRQLAPIAANLLGWMVWALTPFVWLSEQITKRLARGHTPPKLRDEISAMAMLAKESGEFNEGESKILHNLLTLPDVPITQIMTPRPVVFRVEAELTINEFIEQHKDIPFSRPLIYSQQKDNVLGFVHRLELFKMQQLGSGEQQLGAVMRPINVLLNNTVLPKAFDHMMSNRLQLILVVDEYGTIQGIVTLEDMFEHLIGEEIVDEADKTTDMQELAYQRWETWKKLHDVKDSSD, from the coding sequence ATGTTTCTATTAACTTTATATATAACCGTAGCCATCGGTGTTTCATTTGTTTGTTCAGTACTTGAAGCTATTTTGCTCAGCATTACCCCAAGCTACTTAGCTCAATTAAGACAAAGAAATCATCCTTCGGCTCCAAAACTAAGTCAACTCAAAGGAAATATTGACCGTCCTTTGGCATCGATACTGACTCTTAATACCATTGCCCATACTATTGGAGCGGCGGGTGCAGGTGCGCAAGCCGCAACTGTATTTGGTAGCCAGTGGTTAGGTTTGTTCTCTGCTGTTTTAACATTGGGGATATTACTGCTTTCAGAAATAGTTCCAAAAACCATAGGTGCAACCTATTGGAGACAATTAGCTCCAATCGCCGCAAACCTGCTTGGTTGGATGGTATGGGCGTTAACTCCATTTGTTTGGCTTTCAGAGCAGATAACCAAGCGTTTGGCACGTGGTCATACTCCTCCAAAACTACGCGACGAAATTTCTGCGATGGCGATGCTTGCCAAAGAGAGTGGCGAGTTCAATGAAGGTGAATCTAAGATACTACACAACCTACTAACGTTACCTGATGTCCCAATTACACAAATCATGACACCTAGGCCCGTCGTCTTTAGAGTAGAAGCCGAACTCACCATTAACGAGTTTATAGAGCAACATAAAGATATTCCTTTTTCCCGGCCGCTTATATACAGCCAACAAAAAGACAATGTTTTAGGGTTTGTACATCGATTAGAGCTGTTCAAGATGCAGCAATTAGGCAGCGGTGAACAGCAATTGGGTGCGGTGATGCGACCCATTAATGTTCTGCTTAACAACACCGTGTTACCTAAAGCGTTTGACCATATGATGAGCAATCGACTTCAATTGATTTTGGTTGTAGATGAATATGGCACTATTCAAGGCATTGTTACCCTTGAAGACATGTTTGAACATCTGATAGGTGAAGAGATTGTCGATGAGGCTGATAAAACAACAGACATGCAAGAGTTGGCTTATCAAAGATGGGAAACGTGGAAAAAACTGCATGATGTAAAAGATAGTAGCGATTAA